From a region of the Desulfuromonas sp. KJ2020 genome:
- the nqrF gene encoding NADH:ubiquinone reductase (Na(+)-transporting) subunit F: MLEVVLGVSLFTGIILLLVALIVTARYFLVPRGKVRIVINEDEEKSLKVSPGGKLLQTLGSQGIYIPSACGGGGSCGQCLVRVEEGGGAILPTETGHINRREAREGMRLACQVSVKQNLRIELPPEIFAIRKWQCTVRSNRNVASFIKELVLELPEGEEVDFRAGGYIQIEAPPHEVHYRDFDIEERFRGDWDRFDLWQYKSVVKEPVERAYSMANYPGEPGIIMLNVRVATPPPRHPDVPPGKMSSYIFNLKPGDQVTISGPYGDFYARDTEAEMIFLGGGAGMAPLRSIIFDQLLRVKSKRKISFWYGARSLKELFYDADFKELAAEYDNFSWHVALSDPQPEDNWEGPTGFIHEVLYERYLKDHPAPEDCEYYLCGPPMLLVAAREMMENLGVEPESIFYDDFGM; encoded by the coding sequence ATGCTTGAAGTCGTACTCGGCGTCTCTCTTTTTACCGGCATCATCCTTCTTCTCGTCGCCCTGATCGTGACGGCGCGCTATTTTCTCGTGCCGCGCGGCAAGGTCAGAATCGTCATCAACGAGGATGAGGAGAAGTCTCTCAAAGTCAGCCCCGGTGGCAAGCTGCTGCAAACCCTTGGCTCGCAGGGGATTTACATCCCTTCGGCCTGCGGGGGCGGCGGCTCCTGTGGGCAGTGTCTGGTCCGGGTCGAGGAGGGCGGCGGTGCCATTCTGCCTACGGAGACAGGGCACATCAACCGCCGCGAGGCCCGGGAGGGGATGCGGCTGGCCTGCCAAGTCAGCGTCAAGCAGAATCTGAGAATCGAACTGCCGCCGGAAATCTTTGCCATCCGCAAATGGCAGTGTACGGTGCGCTCCAACCGCAATGTCGCCAGCTTCATCAAGGAGCTGGTGCTGGAATTGCCGGAAGGCGAAGAGGTCGATTTCCGGGCCGGCGGCTACATTCAGATCGAGGCGCCGCCCCACGAAGTCCATTACCGGGATTTCGACATCGAGGAGCGTTTTCGCGGCGATTGGGACCGTTTTGACCTCTGGCAGTACAAGTCGGTGGTGAAGGAGCCGGTGGAGCGGGCCTATTCCATGGCCAACTACCCCGGTGAGCCAGGGATCATCATGCTCAACGTGCGCGTGGCGACGCCGCCCCCCCGCCACCCCGATGTGCCGCCCGGCAAAATGTCCTCCTACATCTTCAATCTCAAGCCGGGCGATCAGGTGACGATCAGCGGCCCCTACGGCGATTTCTACGCCCGCGACACCGAGGCGGAAATGATCTTCCTCGGCGGCGGCGCCGGTATGGCGCCTTTGCGTTCCATCATTTTCGACCAGTTGCTACGGGTGAAGAGCAAGCGCAAGATCTCCTTCTGGTACGGGGCGCGCAGTCTCAAGGAGCTCTTTTACGACGCGGACTTCAAGGAGCTGGCGGCCGAGTACGACAACTTCAGCTGGCATGTGGCTCTGTCCGACCCCCAGCCCGAGGACAACTGGGAGGGCCCGACGGGTTTTATCCACGAGGTGCTTTATGAGCGCTACCTCAAGGACCACCCGGCCCCGGAAGACTGCGAATACTATCTGTGCGGGCCACCCATGCTGCTGGTGGCCGCCCGGGAGATGATGGAGAACCTCGGCGTCGAGCCGGAAAGCATCTTTTACGATGACTTCGGGATGTAG
- a CDS encoding DEAD/DEAH box helicase gives MSFHSFQLHPQVAAGVSAAGYHTPTPIQTQAIPPVMAGRDVMGLAQTGTGKTAAFALPILHRLMDGPRGQVRALIIAPTRELAEQIHGAITSLGEQTRLRSLTVYGGVNINPQIQKLKRGAEIVVACPGRLLDHIRQGTIDLSRLEVLVLDEADQMFDMGFFPDIRRILGHLPAKRQTLLFSATMPAEIRKLSSEVLRDPLTVQVDRVSPATTVSHALYPVAQHLKTDLLLQLLQHTDTGSVLVFTRTKHRAKRLGLQLEKAGYKAASLQGNLSQNRRQAALDGFRDGSFQILVATDIAARGIDVSQVSHVVNYDIPDTPETYIHRIGRTGRAARSGDAFTLVTGEDTAMVRAIEKVLGKAVERRQVAGFDYNQPAPPKQPQAPRAPRPQRQKAKPAPAGKQGNGHGRPRRPGGQKSTGSVKAVTR, from the coding sequence ATGTCGTTTCACTCGTTTCAATTACACCCACAGGTCGCCGCCGGCGTCAGCGCCGCCGGCTACCATACTCCGACCCCCATCCAGACACAGGCGATTCCCCCCGTCATGGCCGGCCGCGACGTCATGGGCCTGGCCCAGACCGGCACCGGCAAGACCGCCGCTTTTGCCCTGCCGATTCTGCATCGGCTCATGGACGGTCCGCGCGGCCAGGTAAGGGCCCTGATCATCGCCCCGACCCGGGAGCTGGCCGAGCAGATTCACGGCGCCATCACCAGCCTGGGCGAGCAGACCCGGCTGCGCAGCCTGACCGTCTACGGCGGCGTCAACATCAACCCGCAGATACAGAAGCTCAAGCGCGGGGCAGAAATTGTCGTCGCCTGCCCCGGCCGCCTGCTCGACCATATCCGGCAGGGCACCATCGACCTGTCGCGGCTCGAAGTCCTCGTCCTGGATGAAGCCGACCAGATGTTCGACATGGGCTTTTTCCCCGACATCCGCCGCATCCTCGGGCATCTCCCGGCCAAGCGGCAGACTCTGCTCTTTTCGGCCACCATGCCGGCGGAGATTCGCAAACTCTCCAGCGAAGTGCTGCGCGATCCCCTGACCGTACAGGTCGATCGGGTGTCACCGGCGACCACCGTCAGCCACGCCCTCTACCCGGTGGCCCAGCACCTTAAAACCGACCTGCTGCTGCAGCTGCTGCAGCATACGGACACGGGCTCGGTGCTGGTCTTCACCCGCACCAAGCACCGCGCCAAGCGGCTGGGTCTGCAGCTGGAGAAGGCCGGCTACAAGGCCGCCTCCCTGCAGGGGAATCTGTCCCAGAACCGGCGGCAGGCCGCCCTCGACGGCTTTCGGGACGGCAGCTTCCAGATCCTGGTGGCGACGGATATCGCCGCCCGCGGTATCGATGTCTCCCAAGTCTCCCACGTGGTCAACTACGATATTCCCGACACCCCCGAGACCTACATCCACCGCATCGGCCGTACCGGCCGCGCTGCTCGCAGCGGCGACGCCTTCACCCTGGTGACCGGCGAAGATACGGCCATGGTGCGCGCCATCGAGAAGGTGCTGGGCAAAGCCGTCGAACGGCGCCAGGTCGCCGGCTTCGACTACAACCAACCGGCGCCGCCCAAGCAGCCCCAGGCGCCGCGGGCACCGCGCCCCCAGCGGCAAAAGGCCAAGCCCGCTCCGGCCGGCAAACAGGGCAACGGCCACGGCCGTCCCCGTCGCCCGGGTGGCCAGAAAAGCACCGGGAGCGTGAAGGCGGTTACCCGCTAA
- a CDS encoding spermidine synthase — MAQPWKTLECIETDEGVLELRQRGEKDFLILVGGLVLMNSLSNRSEIVLGQLGCRHLKDHAAPRVLVGGLGMGYTLRAVLDCLPATAQVVVAELNPIVVQWCRGPLACLTDNAVNDSRVTIEIGDVAEYVRRAARDADGLRFDAVVFDLYKGPHPKTDRTQDPLYGSRAIANVHAILQPQGLFTVWGENYDEGFDKRLQAAGFATSSQRPGRGGYRHVVFVATKKVRRTTAAKG, encoded by the coding sequence ATGGCGCAACCCTGGAAGACTTTGGAATGTATCGAAACCGACGAGGGCGTGCTCGAACTGCGCCAGCGCGGCGAGAAGGATTTTCTCATCCTCGTCGGCGGTCTGGTGCTCATGAACAGCCTCTCCAACCGCTCCGAGATTGTCCTGGGGCAACTCGGCTGCCGTCACCTCAAGGACCATGCCGCTCCGCGGGTGCTGGTCGGCGGCCTCGGCATGGGCTATACGCTCAGGGCCGTGCTGGACTGCCTGCCCGCCACGGCGCAGGTGGTGGTGGCCGAACTCAATCCCATCGTCGTGCAATGGTGTCGGGGCCCCCTGGCTTGTCTTACCGACAACGCGGTGAACGATTCCCGCGTCACCATCGAAATCGGCGATGTGGCCGAGTATGTGCGCCGCGCGGCCCGGGACGCCGACGGTCTCCGCTTCGATGCGGTCGTCTTTGATCTCTACAAGGGGCCGCATCCCAAGACCGACCGCACTCAGGATCCGCTCTACGGCAGTCGGGCCATCGCCAATGTCCATGCCATTCTGCAGCCGCAAGGGCTCTTTACCGTCTGGGGAGAGAACTACGATGAAGGCTTCGACAAGCGCCTGCAGGCCGCCGGCTTTGCCACCAGCAGCCAGCGCCCGGGGCGCGGCGGCTACCGCCACGTTGTCTTCGTGGCGACGAAAAAGGTACGCCGGACGACAGCGGCGAAGGGGTAG
- the xthA gene encoding exodeoxyribonuclease III, which yields MKLVSFNVNGLRSRLHQLEALVKKHDPDIIGLQETKVQDGDFPLAAIEALGYQAAFHGQKTHYGVALLSKIAPIKVQLGFPADGDEAQKRFISGWFARPDGQVLQVINGYFPQGESRDHPVKFPAKERFYADLQHYLQSACDPAAPLAVMGDFNIAPVDFDIGIGADNAKRWLRTGKTSFLPEERAWFKGLQGWGLHDSFREQHADTADRFSWFDYRSRGFEAEPKRGLRIDHILLTAPLMERCRQSGIDYEIRAMEKPSDHCPVWVECALD from the coding sequence ATGAAGCTGGTCTCTTTCAACGTCAACGGGCTGCGCTCGCGTCTGCACCAGCTCGAAGCGCTGGTCAAGAAGCACGATCCCGATATCATCGGCCTGCAGGAAACCAAGGTGCAGGATGGGGATTTTCCGCTGGCGGCTATTGAGGCGCTCGGTTACCAGGCCGCTTTTCACGGCCAGAAGACCCACTACGGGGTGGCGCTGCTGTCAAAGATCGCGCCCATCAAGGTGCAGCTCGGTTTTCCCGCGGATGGCGACGAAGCCCAGAAACGCTTCATCAGCGGCTGGTTCGCCCGACCGGATGGGCAGGTCCTGCAGGTCATCAACGGCTATTTTCCGCAGGGGGAAAGCCGTGACCACCCGGTGAAGTTTCCGGCCAAAGAGCGCTTTTACGCCGACCTGCAGCACTATCTGCAGTCGGCCTGCGATCCGGCGGCGCCGCTGGCCGTCATGGGGGATTTCAATATCGCCCCCGTCGATTTCGATATCGGCATCGGCGCAGACAACGCCAAGCGCTGGCTGCGCACCGGCAAGACCAGCTTTCTGCCGGAAGAGCGGGCCTGGTTTAAAGGCCTGCAGGGCTGGGGTCTGCACGACAGTTTCCGTGAGCAGCATGCCGATACCGCCGACCGCTTCAGCTGGTTCGATTACCGCAGTCGCGGCTTCGAGGCGGAACCGAAGCGCGGTCTGCGCATCGACCACATCCTGCTGACGGCGCCGTTGATGGAGCGCTGCCGGCAGAGCGGCATCGACTACGAGATCCGGGCCATGGAGAAGCCCTCGGATCATTGCCCGGTGTGGGTCGAATGCGCGCTGGACTGA
- a CDS encoding DNA ligase, with translation MRAGLRKGGIALLAALVLSLLPLTAGAAAEFMQAQVDSGQVDVSGWLMSEKLDGVRSHWDGQTLCSKNGYRLTPPADFLVGWPPFALEGELWGGRGSFVETAATVQRAQDDAGWRQLRFAIFDVPDGGGPFVERLQRAQQWFAKHTAPHAFVIPQVPVRDREHLRQELARVEAAGGEGLMVRRPEAPYTTGRSAEILKVKSWQDAEAVVVAHLPGQGRHRGRLGALLVERPDGIRFRLGTGFTDAEREEPPPLGSLITYKFQGFFPSGLPRFPSYRRLRQDGNL, from the coding sequence ATGCGCGCTGGACTGAGGAAGGGCGGGATTGCTCTGCTGGCGGCGCTGGTGCTGTCCCTGCTGCCGCTGACCGCTGGCGCCGCCGCAGAATTCATGCAGGCGCAGGTCGACAGCGGGCAGGTCGATGTCAGCGGCTGGCTGATGAGTGAAAAGCTCGATGGCGTGCGGTCCCACTGGGATGGCCAGACCCTGTGCTCCAAAAACGGCTATCGCCTGACGCCGCCCGCCGACTTTCTGGTCGGCTGGCCCCCCTTTGCCCTGGAGGGGGAACTCTGGGGCGGCCGAGGCTCCTTTGTCGAGACGGCAGCTACCGTTCAGAGGGCGCAGGATGACGCCGGCTGGCGGCAGCTGCGCTTCGCCATTTTCGATGTGCCTGACGGCGGTGGCCCCTTTGTCGAGCGCCTGCAGCGGGCCCAGCAGTGGTTTGCGAAGCATACGGCGCCCCACGCCTTTGTCATCCCCCAAGTTCCAGTACGCGACCGTGAGCACCTGCGCCAGGAGCTGGCCCGGGTGGAAGCGGCCGGTGGCGAGGGTCTGATGGTGCGCCGCCCTGAGGCGCCTTACACTACCGGACGCAGCGCCGAAATTCTCAAGGTGAAGAGCTGGCAGGATGCCGAAGCTGTGGTCGTCGCCCATCTGCCGGGCCAGGGCCGCCATCGCGGCCGGCTGGGGGCGCTGCTGGTCGAAAGGCCGGACGGCATCCGCTTCCGCCTCGGCACGGGCTTTACCGACGCCGAACGCGAGGAGCCCCCACCGCTCGGCTCCTTGATAACCTATAAATTTCAGGGATTTTTTCCATCTGGCCTCCCGCGTTTCCCCTCCTATCGGCGCCTGCGCCAGGATGGGAATCTGTAA
- the thiE gene encoding thiamine phosphate synthase, which produces MSGAGVVDFSLYLISDRHMLTDGRDLVETVRQALAGGVRAVQLREKDLPVAALYTLARQLRGLTREAGARLLINDRLDVALAVDADGVHLGGDSLPVAVARRLLGPDRLLGVSTHRADEILRAAEQGADFVTFGPVYATPSKLPYGAPVGPGALRQACATAPIPVFALGGVTPARVAELLEAGCTRAACIGAILTAADPAEAARTFLTALAPRPAARV; this is translated from the coding sequence ATGTCGGGAGCGGGTGTCGTCGACTTCAGCCTCTATCTCATCAGTGACCGCCATATGCTGACGGACGGTCGCGATCTGGTGGAAACCGTGCGCCAGGCCCTGGCCGGCGGCGTGCGGGCCGTACAACTGCGGGAGAAGGACCTGCCCGTCGCCGCCCTCTACACGCTGGCCAGACAGCTGCGCGGCCTCACCCGCGAGGCCGGCGCCCGCCTGCTCATCAACGACCGCCTTGATGTCGCGCTGGCCGTGGATGCCGACGGCGTCCACCTGGGGGGCGACTCCCTCCCTGTCGCCGTCGCCCGGCGGCTGCTCGGCCCCGACCGGCTCCTCGGCGTCTCCACCCACCGGGCCGACGAGATCCTCAGGGCCGCCGAGCAGGGCGCCGACTTCGTCACCTTCGGTCCCGTCTACGCCACCCCCTCCAAACTCCCCTATGGCGCCCCCGTCGGTCCGGGCGCCCTGCGCCAGGCCTGCGCCACCGCCCCTATCCCCGTTTTCGCTCTCGGCGGTGTCACCCCCGCCCGCGTGGCCGAACTGCTGGAAGCGGGCTGCACCCGCGCCGCCTGTATCGGCGCCATCCTGACGGCCGCCGACCCGGCCGAAGCCGCCCGTACGTTTCTGACGGCGCTGGCTCCTCGACCAGCTGCCCGCGTTTAA
- the thiH gene encoding 2-iminoacetate synthase ThiH produces MSFLDVIQEYDYQQVLADIEGKTAAEVERALAAERLRPEDFKALLSPAAAAYLEPMAQKAHRQTLQRFGRNILLYAPLYLSNVCSNGCRYCGFNATNKVGRQTLSLDEAEEEARALRAKGFEHILLVTGEAPTAVDNDFLAQAVRRLAPLFSSISIEVYPMDTDGYRQMVGAGVDGLTIYQETYDRGLYAEMHPFGRKRDYDWRLLTPERGGAAGLRRIGLGALLGLGHFRAEAFFVGLHALHLGRHYWRTQVSVSFPRIRPADGGFQPLHPVSDRAFVQLICALRLLLPDAGLVLSTRESASLRDHLLPLGITQMSAGSSTAPGGYLNKEKSTEQFAIDDDRSVEEVCRMIRAKGYETVWKDWDSAFLDKAIGSH; encoded by the coding sequence ATGAGTTTTCTCGACGTCATCCAAGAATACGACTACCAGCAGGTGCTGGCGGATATCGAAGGCAAAACGGCCGCAGAGGTGGAACGGGCGCTGGCGGCCGAGCGCCTGCGACCCGAGGACTTCAAGGCCCTGCTGTCACCGGCGGCCGCCGCCTATCTCGAGCCCATGGCCCAGAAGGCCCATCGTCAGACCCTGCAGCGCTTTGGCCGCAATATTCTGCTCTATGCCCCCCTCTACCTCTCCAACGTCTGCAGCAACGGCTGCCGTTACTGCGGCTTCAACGCCACCAACAAGGTCGGCCGGCAGACCCTCAGCCTCGACGAGGCCGAAGAGGAAGCCCGCGCCCTACGGGCCAAAGGTTTTGAGCACATCCTGCTGGTGACGGGGGAAGCCCCCACGGCCGTGGACAACGATTTTCTGGCCCAGGCGGTGCGCCGCCTGGCGCCGCTGTTCAGCTCGATCAGCATCGAGGTCTACCCCATGGATACCGACGGCTACCGGCAGATGGTCGGCGCCGGCGTCGACGGCCTCACCATCTATCAGGAGACCTACGACCGCGGCCTCTACGCCGAGATGCACCCCTTCGGCCGCAAGCGTGACTACGACTGGCGCCTGCTCACCCCCGAGCGCGGCGGGGCCGCCGGTCTGCGCCGTATCGGCCTCGGCGCTTTGCTCGGCCTCGGCCACTTTCGCGCCGAAGCCTTCTTCGTCGGGCTGCACGCCCTTCACCTCGGAAGACACTACTGGCGCACCCAGGTCAGCGTCTCCTTTCCGCGCATCCGCCCGGCCGACGGCGGCTTCCAACCCCTGCACCCGGTGTCGGACCGCGCCTTCGTCCAGCTGATCTGCGCCTTGCGCCTGTTGCTGCCCGACGCCGGCCTGGTGCTTTCCACCCGGGAGAGCGCCAGCCTGCGCGATCACCTGCTCCCTTTGGGCATCACCCAGATGAGCGCCGGCTCCAGCACCGCCCCCGGTGGCTACCTGAACAAGGAGAAGAGCACCGAGCAGTTCGCCATCGACGACGACCGCAGCGTTGAAGAGGTCTGCCGCATGATCCGCGCCAAGGGCTACGAGACGGTGTGGAAAGACTGGGACAGCGCCTTTCTCGACAAAGCCATCGGCAGCCACTGA
- a CDS encoding thiazole synthase, with product MDQLIIAGRAFNSRLLVGTGKFASNDAMVAAMENSGCEIVTVALRRVDIDNPQDSMLGAIDRDRYLLLPNTSGARDADEAVRLARLARAAGCEPWVKLEVTPDPYYLLPDPIETLKAAEILVKEGFIVLPYINADPVLAKHLQEVGTATVMPLGAPIGTNKGLRTRDHIAIIIEQAIVPVVVDAGLGAPSHAAEAMEMGADAVLVNTALAVSGNPGAMGAAFKKGVEAGREAFLAGLGEQRQQAEASSPLTGFLGN from the coding sequence ATGGACCAACTTATTATTGCAGGACGCGCTTTCAACTCCCGGCTGCTGGTCGGTACCGGCAAATTTGCCTCCAACGACGCCATGGTGGCGGCCATGGAGAATTCGGGCTGCGAAATCGTCACCGTCGCCCTGCGCCGGGTCGATATCGACAATCCCCAGGACAGCATGCTGGGCGCGATCGACCGCGACAGGTATCTGCTGCTGCCCAACACCAGCGGCGCCCGCGACGCCGACGAAGCGGTGCGTCTGGCCCGCCTGGCCCGCGCCGCCGGCTGCGAACCCTGGGTCAAGCTTGAGGTGACCCCCGACCCCTACTACCTGCTGCCCGACCCCATCGAAACCCTCAAGGCCGCTGAAATCCTGGTCAAGGAAGGGTTCATCGTGCTGCCTTACATCAACGCCGACCCCGTGCTGGCCAAGCACCTGCAGGAAGTGGGCACCGCCACCGTCATGCCCCTGGGCGCCCCCATCGGCACTAACAAGGGACTGCGCACCCGCGACCACATCGCCATCATCATCGAGCAGGCCATCGTGCCGGTGGTGGTTGACGCCGGGCTGGGAGCGCCTTCCCACGCCGCCGAAGCCATGGAGATGGGGGCCGACGCCGTCCTGGTCAACACGGCTCTCGCCGTCAGCGGCAATCCCGGGGCCATGGGTGCCGCTTTCAAAAAAGGGGTGGAAGCCGGTCGCGAGGCCTTTCTGGCCGGGCTGGGCGAACAGCGTCAGCAGGCCGAGGCCTCCAGCCCGCTGACAGGCTTTCTAGGGAATTGA
- the thiS gene encoding sulfur carrier protein ThiS has translation MTILLNGREKTLEAALTVAELIEQLQLADDRVAVELNRAIVPRQAFATTHLQDGDRIEIVHFVGGG, from the coding sequence ATGACAATTCTTCTCAATGGAAGGGAAAAGACCCTTGAAGCCGCCCTGACAGTGGCCGAACTTATCGAACAGCTGCAACTGGCCGACGACCGGGTCGCTGTGGAGCTCAACCGGGCCATCGTGCCCAGGCAGGCCTTTGCCACCACCCACCTGCAGGATGGCGACCGGATCGAGATCGTTCACTTTGTCGGCGGCGGCTGA
- the thiF gene encoding sulfur carrier protein ThiS adenylyltransferase ThiF, with amino-acid sequence MTIYLNENPLDTGEGLTLYQLRDRFNPGADVLIVNGFALSDDRALAEGDRVVLIRRGEQPSPAEFEALLCARHTPGVQAKLKQGTVGIAGTGGLGSAVAVALARSGIGGLILADFDVVEPSNLNRQQFFIDQIGQPKVEALRDNLRRINPGVDLRLFNGRLTPSNIAEVFAGVDVLVEAFDAPDQKAMLVQTFLQTNSAAPIVAASGVAGAGPSNTIITRRAASRLYLVGDGDSEARPGQGLMAPRVGIAAHHQANAVLRLLLGETPEDEKDFS; translated from the coding sequence ATGACCATCTATCTCAACGAAAATCCACTCGACACCGGGGAAGGGCTGACCCTCTACCAGCTGCGCGACCGTTTCAATCCTGGCGCCGACGTGCTCATCGTCAACGGCTTCGCCCTCTCTGACGACCGAGCACTGGCCGAAGGGGACCGCGTCGTCCTCATCCGCCGGGGCGAGCAGCCTTCACCGGCGGAATTCGAAGCTCTGCTCTGTGCCCGTCACACGCCTGGCGTGCAGGCCAAACTCAAGCAGGGCACCGTCGGCATCGCCGGCACCGGCGGCCTCGGCTCGGCCGTGGCCGTCGCCCTCGCCCGCTCTGGCATCGGTGGCCTCATTCTGGCCGACTTCGATGTCGTCGAACCCTCCAACCTCAACCGCCAGCAGTTCTTCATCGACCAGATTGGCCAGCCCAAGGTCGAGGCTCTGCGGGACAACCTGCGCCGTATCAACCCCGGCGTCGACCTCCGCCTCTTCAACGGCCGTCTCACCCCCTCGAATATCGCCGAAGTCTTTGCCGGCGTCGATGTACTGGTGGAAGCCTTCGATGCCCCGGACCAGAAGGCCATGCTCGTCCAGACCTTTCTGCAGACGAATTCGGCGGCCCCCATCGTGGCGGCTTCCGGTGTGGCCGGAGCCGGGCCGTCCAACACCATCATCACCCGCCGGGCCGCCAGCCGCCTCTACCTGGTCGGCGACGGCGACAGCGAAGCGCGGCCGGGCCAGGGTCTCATGGCGCCTCGCGTCGGCATCGCCGCCCACCATCAGGCCAACGCCGTGCTTCGACTCCTTCTCGGTGAAACTCCGGAAGACGAAAAGGATTTTTCATGA
- the glpK gene encoding glycerol kinase GlpK, which translates to MSRYILAIDQGTTGTTALLIERDLRIAAKVTVDFPQHFPKPGWVEHDGEEIWFSVIQAIRRVLDGTGVNPREIAAIGLTNQRETTLLWDRRTGRPAAPAIVWQCRRSADICDELKEQGAEPLVRRKTGLVLDPYFSATKLTWLLRHQPELRRRAEAGDLAFGTIDTFLVWRLTGGRRHVSDVSNASRTLLMELRRLDWDKELLDLFEVPAAVLPDIVPSSAVYGQTRGLDLLPDGIPVAGMAGDQQAALFGQACFEAGEAKCTYGTGAFLLQNTGEEPVESGHGLLTTVAWQLDGRTSYALEGSAFIAGAAVQWLRDGLGLFPASADIEHLAASVPDSGGVVFVPALTGLGAPHWKSGARGLISGITRGTTAAHLARATLEGMALQIHDLVAAMTEDRGAALRHLKVDGGAAQNNLLMQLQADLLQLPVVRPQTVETTALGASMLAGLAVGFWENLDELRQSWREERRFAPEMAEKRREELIRDWRQAVSKA; encoded by the coding sequence ATGTCCAGATACATACTCGCCATCGACCAGGGAACCACCGGAACCACGGCCCTGCTCATCGAACGGGACCTGCGCATCGCCGCCAAGGTCACCGTCGACTTTCCCCAGCATTTCCCCAAACCGGGCTGGGTCGAGCACGATGGGGAAGAAATCTGGTTCTCGGTGATTCAGGCCATCCGCCGCGTCTTGGACGGCACCGGCGTCAATCCGCGCGAGATCGCCGCCATCGGCCTGACCAACCAGCGGGAGACCACCCTGCTGTGGGATCGCCGCACCGGCCGGCCCGCCGCCCCCGCCATCGTCTGGCAGTGTCGCCGCAGCGCCGACATCTGTGACGAACTTAAGGAACAGGGCGCCGAACCCCTGGTTCGCCGCAAGACCGGCCTGGTGCTCGACCCCTATTTCTCCGCCACCAAACTCACCTGGCTGCTGCGCCACCAGCCGGAGCTGCGCCGACGGGCCGAGGCCGGCGATCTGGCCTTTGGCACCATCGACACCTTCCTGGTCTGGCGCCTCACCGGCGGGCGCCGCCACGTTTCCGACGTCTCCAACGCTTCGCGCACCCTGCTCATGGAGCTGCGCCGCCTCGATTGGGACAAGGAGCTCCTCGACCTCTTTGAGGTTCCGGCGGCCGTCCTTCCCGACATCGTCCCCTCCTCGGCCGTATACGGCCAGACCCGCGGTCTGGATCTTCTCCCCGACGGTATCCCGGTGGCCGGCATGGCCGGAGACCAGCAGGCGGCCCTCTTCGGACAGGCCTGCTTCGAGGCCGGCGAAGCCAAGTGCACCTACGGCACCGGCGCCTTTTTGCTGCAGAACACGGGAGAAGAACCGGTGGAGAGCGGCCACGGCCTGCTGACCACCGTCGCCTGGCAGCTCGACGGCCGTACCAGCTACGCGCTGGAAGGAAGCGCCTTCATTGCCGGCGCGGCCGTGCAATGGCTGCGGGACGGCCTCGGTCTCTTCCCCGCCTCAGCGGATATCGAGCACCTGGCCGCTTCCGTCCCGGACAGCGGTGGCGTCGTTTTCGTCCCTGCCCTCACCGGACTGGGCGCCCCCCACTGGAAGAGCGGCGCCCGCGGGCTGATCAGTGGCATCACCCGCGGCACGACCGCCGCCCACCTGGCCCGGGCCACCCTGGAGGGCATGGCGCTGCAGATTCACGACCTGGTAGCAGCCATGACCGAAGACCGGGGCGCCGCGCTGCGACACCTCAAGGTGGACGGCGGCGCCGCCCAGAACAACCTGCTCATGCAGCTGCAGGCCGACCTGCTGCAGCTGCCGGTCGTCCGCCCGCAGACCGTGGAAACCACGGCCCTGGGCGCCTCCATGCTGGCGGGCCTGGCGGTAGGGTTCTGGGAAAATCTCGATGAACTGCGGCAGAGTTGGCGGGAAGAACGACGCTTTGCCCCCGAAATGGCGGAAAAGCGCCGGGAAGAATTGATTCGCGACTGGCGGCAGGCCGTGTCGAAAGCCTGA